The sequence CCGAGCGCGGCGCCACAGACGAGCCCGCCCGCACCGAAGGCGGCAACCCTAAGCCGGGCAACGTAATCGAGGTATTCCAGTACCGCCTCGAATAGTTTTAATACACCCCGCACGGCGCACCGCGACGCACAACCGTCGCACCATCCACGAGCTAAACCGAGGGTGATCCATGAAATCTGTGACACTTCTTTTTGCGATGGCCGCGCTGCCGGGCATGGCCCTCGCCGACAGCGAGGGCACCGTGAGCTTTTACGGCGAAGTGGCCGCGGCCACTTGCCAGGTTCGCATCAATGGCGAAGCCAATGGCGTGGTGCTGCTGCCCACCGTCTCCATCGCCGAGTTCAACGGTGCCGGCTCCACCGCCGGGCTGACGCCCTTCACGCTGGCCATCAGCGGTTGCGAGATGATGCCGGTCGGCAGCGACCTGAACCTGACCACCAACTTCATCGGGTACAACGTCACGAACGCCGGTAACCTGGGCAACGTCGCTGCCAACGGCGCGAGCGATGTGTTCATCCAGTTGACCACCGACGCCACCGGCACCGACACCGTACCGGTGCGGCTCAACGGCATCACGCCGACGCCCGGCCTGGTCCTGCAAGACGGCGAGACCAGCGCCCACTACCGATTCGGCGCCCAGTACGTCACCGAAGGCGGCGCGCCAGGCGCTGGCGCCGTAAAGGCGGTTGCCGAATACACCCTCAGCTACCTTTGAGCCACCAGCGCTACGGGTCGGCGCCGCCCACTCGAGCCGACGCAGCGAGGCCGGATCGCGCGGCGGCGAGTGCCTTATCCGGTGAGGCCGAGCGACTCCGCCGTTGCGATGCATTCGCCACCCGCGTATCCCGTCTGCCCATGCAGGCAACACAAACAGCCGCCCGGCGCCACAAAAACCGGCACTTTAGGATTCGTCTGATGTTCGCCGCCCAGCCCGGGCGCGAAGATGGTGGCTCCCCAGACAAGGGCCTTGCAGGAAGCGGAGGCAGAAGCCGATCCCGGCACGATCAGGGAGGACCTCAACGCTCAAGACCGGGCTGACCACATGAAACGCTTGACGCTTCTTCTCGCCATGGCCGCGCTACCCAGCCTGGCCCCTGCCGCCAACGCGTTGCCTGCGATGCAAGGCACCGCACCAACCTGCCAGGTCAGCATCGATGGCGCGCCCACGGGCGTCGTGCGGCTGGCCACGGTCGAGGCCGCCGACTTCGCGGGTGCCGGCTCCGTCGCGGGGCTTACGCCTTTTACCGTAACCATCAGCGATTGCCCGGCGCCGCAGCATGGCAACCTGAACGTGGTGGCCATCTTCCGCGACTACAACATCACCGCCGCCGGCAATCTGGGCAATCTCGCCGCCCATGACGCAGCCCTCGACGTGGCGGTCCAGTTGACCACCCATACCGAACACGGCGTCCGCCCGATCGACCTGGCCGTCACCCACCAGATCGTCGATCTGCTGGTGCTGCGCCAAGGCCAGACCAGCGCCAGCCACCAGCTGGGCGCGCGCTACATCACCGAAGGCGGCAACCCGACCCCAGGCGCGGTTACGGCTGTCGCCGAGTTCGCCATCGACTACCTGTAAAGCGACTGGCGGGTCGGCGCGGCACACCAACCACGCGAGCGGACAGGGCGCGAGTACACCACAGCTACCTCTAAAGCACGCCGGCCCGGCGGCCTGCTCGCCGGGCGGTCGGGCCTCAGACCTCGTCGATGCCCCACATCAACTCGACGGCCAAGATCAAGCACCAAAAGAACGCAAGCTTTTTTTTGCTCGGTCTGGAAAAAACAAGCCTTTAAGAATCGTCTTATTCACCCGGCCCATGCGCGAGCGGAACAATACACACGTGTTCCGGAAAGGCCTTGCGGGACGGCGATCATCACCCGCCCAACCAGCCAATGGCCCTGACGGAGAACACCCACATTGTCCGAAACTCAGGTGAACATCATGAAAATTTCTGCTCTCGTCCTCGCCATGGCCGCACTGCCGGGCGTCGTTTTCGCCGCGCCTACCGTGACCTTCCAGGGCGAGGTCACCGACCAGACCTGCACGGCCACCATCAACGGCGCAACCGACGGCACCGTGCTGCTGCCCACCGTCAGCACCGCCGAGCTGGCCGACCCGGGCGACACTGCCGGCCTGACGCCCTTCACCATCGAGCTCACCGGCTGCACAGACCCTGGGGTTGGCGGCCTGGAAGTGACCACCAAATTCATGGGTTATGACATCACGGCTGGCGGCGCCCTGGTCAACATGGCAGTCGGTGGCGCCGAAAATGTCGCCATTCAACTGACCGAAGACGCCGGTGGCCTCGCGCCCATCACGCTCGTCGCCGGCGTCGCGTCGGAGGTCGCAGGTCTGGAGCTGCTGGATGGCGAAACAGAGGCCAGCTACGAGTTCGGTGCGCAGTACGTCAGCGAAGACGGTAGCGCCACCGCTGGCGCGGTCACTGCGGTGGTCCAGTACACCGTCAGCTACCTCTGAGCCGCCCCGGCCCGGCGGCTCGCCCGCCGGGCTGGACCTCTACCCCAAACATTTCAATGCGTGCGCATTGCGCGCGCAGGAGCAACTCATGCCCATTAAATCGCTCGCCGTCCTGCTAGTCGCCCTACTGCTTGGCCACGGCCAGGCGCAGGCCAGCGTAGTCATGGGCGGCACCCGGGTGATCTACCACGCCGACGCCAGGGAAAAGACCCTGCAACTGAGCAACACGGACAACCACCCCAACCTGGTGCAAATCTGGCTGGACCGCGGCAATGCCGCCTCCACCCTCGAGACCGCCGACGCCCCCTTCGTGGCGAGCCCGCAGATTTTTCGCATGGAGCCCCACGCCGGACAAATGGTCCGGTTGATCTTCACCGGCGAAGCGCTGCCGCAGGATCGCGAGTCAGTGTTCTACCTGAACTTCAGCCAGGTCCCGGCACTGAAAGCGTCCGAGCACGACGCGAACAAGCTGGTGCTGATGTTCAGCAGCCGGCTGAAGGTGTTCTACCGGCCCAAAGGCCTGGCTGGCACGCCGAACGACCTGGCCAAACAATTCAATGTCCGCCGGGTCGGCAACGCCGTAGAGGTGGACAACCCCACCGGCTATCACGGTGTGCTGCGCGGCGCGAGTCTGGTGGTGAACGGCAAGGCCCTGCCGCTGGCGGAGTCGCAACTGCTGGACCCGGCCTCGCAAACGCGCTGGCCCCTGCCCGACGGCGTCGGCAATGCCCACGACGCCCTGCTGCGCCTGACCCTGGTCAATGACTACGGCGTCGACGTCATCCATGAACTGCCCCTGCACTGACCGGAGCGGACACGACCATGGCCTTCCCAATACACGCCTCGCCAGGCGGCCACATTGCCCGCGATGCCGACCCGCTGCGCGCGCCACTGTTGCTGCTCAGCCTGGCGATCGCCATGGCCGCCAACGGCGAAACCGCTCAGAACGGGGCGGGCGCTGACGCGTACACCTTCGACACCAGCCTGTTCCGCGGCGCACCCTTGAGCCAGGCAGCACTGGAGCGTTTCAACCAGGCCGACGTGGTGATGCCGGGCACCTACAAGCTCGACGTACACATCAACGGCCGCTTCATCGAGCGTTCCGACATACGCTTCGCCGCCGACGACGAGGGTGTGGTGCAGCTCTGCCTGGACAGCCAATGGCTCGAACGGGCTGGCGTGCTCCCCGATAATATTGCGGCGGGCCCCGCCTGCCGTCCGGTGGGCCAGGCCGTAACAGGCGCCACCCGCCATCTGGACATGAGCCGCCTGCGCCTCGACCTCAGCGTGCCGCAGAGCTTGATGCAACGCCTCCCGCGCGGCTACGTGAACCCCGACGACCTGGACGCGGGCGACGCCATCGGCTTCGTCAATTACCTGAGCAATTACTACCATGTGTCTTACAGCGGCGATAACGTCCGCACGCAAGACTCGGCCTACCTCTCGCTCAACGGCGGGATCAACCTCGGCAAATGGCAGTACCGCCAGCAGTCGAATATGACCTGGAACCCGGACAACGGCAGCCATTGGTCCAATATCCGCAGCTACGTGCAGCGGCCACTGCCGGAGTGGGACAGCCAGCTCACCATGGGCCAGACCTACACCACCGGGCGCTTCTTTTCCGGGCTGAGCTACACAGGCTTGAACCTGTCGAGCGACGACCGCATGCTGCCGGACTCCATGCGCGGCTATGCCCCCACCGTGCGCGGTGTGGCCCGCACCAACGCGCGGGTCTCGATCTACCAGAACGGCCGCGAAATCTACCAGACCACCGTGGCGCCGGGCCCCTTCGAAGTCAGCGACCTCTACCCGACCAGCTACAACGGCGACCTCGAGGTCGCCGTGACCGAAGCAGACGGCTCGGTCAGCCGCTTCAGCGTGCCCTTCTCGGCAGTGCCCGACTCGTTGCGCCCGGGCATTTCGCGCTACGCCTTTTCCCTTGGCCGCACGCGCAACGTGGGCGATGACACGGTGTTCAGCGACTTCACCTACCAGCGAGGCCTGAGCAACAGCATCACCTCCAACAACGGCCTGCGTCTCGCCGATGGCTACCAGGCGCTGATGCTGGGTGGCGTTTACGGCAGCAGCCTGGGCGCTTTCGGCGTGGACCTGACCTATTCGCGCGCCGACCTGCCCGATGTCGGCTACCTCGACGGCTGGATGGCGCACCTGTCCTACAGCCGCACCTTCCAGCCCACCAACACCACGCTGTCACTGGCCGGTTACCGCTATTCCACCGCGGGTTACCGCGACCTCGGCGACGTGCTCGGCGTGCGGGACGCCGCCCGCCATGGCGACACCTGGCAATCGAGCAGTTACCAGCAAGCGTCGCGCTTCGAGGTCACCGTCAGCCAGAGCCTGGGCCGCTACGGCAACCTGTCCATCTCTGGCTCAACGCAGAACTACCGCGATGGCCGCGACCGCGATACCCAACTGCAGGCCGGCTACGGCAACGCCTTCGCCAATGGTCTCAGCGTGAACCTTTCGGTGGCCCGCCAACGGATGGGCGGTTACGACATGGGTGTACCCGGCGGCTACGAGCAGAACGATCCGTCCAATCCTGGCTTCGGCTACGCGGGCGGGCGCGTCTACGGCGAGACCGACACCACCACGACGCTCTCGGTTTCCATCCCCCTGGGCAGCCCGACGCGCACCCGCGCGCCCACGCTGAACACCTCATACACGCACAGCACCAGCAGCGGCAGCCAGTACCAGACCACCGTCACGGGCATGGCCGACGAGGCCCAGACCCTCAGCTACAGCATGGGCGTCAGCCACACCGAAGAACAGAGCCAGACAGTCTGGAACGGCAACGTGCAAAAGCGCCTGCCCAAGACCAGCCTGGGCCTCAGCGCCTCGCGTGGGGAAGACTACTGGCAAGCCTCAGGTAACGCACAAGGCGCCGTGGCGGTGCACGGCGGTGGCGTCACGTTCGGCCCCTACCTGGGCGACACCTTCGCCCTGGTCGAAGCCAAGGGCGCCAGCGGTGCAAAAGTACTCAACTCACAGGGCACCACCATCGACGGCAACGGCTATGCGCTGGTCCCGGCCGTGACGCCCTATCGCTACACCAACGTGTCGCTCGACCCACAGGGCATGAACGGCAATGCCGAACTGAAAGATGGCGAGCAGCGCGTCGCGCCGTATGCCGGAGCGGCGGTGAAAGTGGTGTTCCGCACCCGCAAGGGCACCGCGCTGTTGATCCGCGCGCAACGCCCCGACGGCCAGGCCGTCCCGCTGGGCTCGGAAGTCTACGACGAGGACGGCAGCATGGTCGGCATGGTCGGCCAGGGCAGCCAGGTCTACGTGCGCAGCGAGAATCCCAAGGGCCAGTTGGAGCTGCGCTGGGGCGACGCCCCCAGCGAGCGCTGCCTGCTGCCCTACGACACCGAAGGCAAAGACCTGGATCAGCCGCTGGTCAGGTTCGAGGCCACCTGCAACCCTGCCCCTGCGGCACCCAGGAGTACCCCATGAAACGACGCGCGCCCCTCGCCACCGGGCTGGCCCTGTTGCTCGTCACGCTGACGCTGCCGCTGCTGAGCCATGCTACCTGCACCAAAGAACGTGCGCTAAGCTCAGACGCCTATGCCGCCATGATCCCGTTCGGCCGGATAAACATGACCGATACCTACCTGCAGCCGGTCGGCACGCTGCTGGCCAGCACGGTCGTCCCGCCGACCAGCTACACCCACGCATCCGCCAGCACGGTGCTCTGGGAATGTGACAAGGAGGACTACGACGCGGACCAGGTTTATTTTCTGGTCGCCACCAACGGCGATGAGCGTTTCGGCGGGTATTTTGACATAGGCGGACCCGACGGCCTGGAAGGGGTCTACGCCACCCGGTTCCAGTACGTCGGGATCAAGCAGAGCATGGCCGGGACCACCCTCAGCCGCACATGGACGAAAATCCCACTGACCACTTACGCTGAGGCCGGCGATAAGATCCAGATCCGCCTGCAGGACATTCCACCGCTCGTAGCCGAACTGTACAAAACCAGCACAAAGGAGCCCACAGGCAGCGGCCCGAGAAACACCAAATGCGGCACCGCCGGCTACGCGGCGACCGCGGCCGGCCGGACCTATGGCTGCACCGACCCCAACAGCTACATCCAACTGAGGGGCCCAGGCCTGCGCCACGACGAGGCTGGCCAGGATAGCAACGATGACTATAGGTTCTGGCCTAGCGACGCCATCGGCTACCGCATGTACAACGGCAGCTCCCTAAGCAATAACGCCACCTGCGTGGCCCGCAGCGCCACCCCGCTGGTGATGTTCCCGACCATTGCCGCGCAGCAGTTGAACAACGGTGTTACCAGCCAGGCCCACTTCAACGTCCAGATCGAATGCAGCAACACCGTTGCCTCCGGCACCGCCAGCAACCAGACGGCCATTGGCATCCAGGTGTCCAACGGTGCCTACAGCGCGGCCCAGCGCCTGGGCCTGGTCAACAGCGCGGGCGGTGTGACCGCGCTGGTCTCGGACAACTACGGCAACGACCCGACCCTGGCCCAGGGCGTCGGCATCACGTTGCAGAACGCCGGCACCGACAGCGACGTCGTCTTCGTCGGCCAGCCCGGTATGACCGGCAGCCGGCCCAGCGGGAACCCCAGCGGCCCGGACGCGGGCTGGTACCCGGTACTCGCAGGGGCCACCGCGCAGGGTACGACGCAAGCGGACTATACCCACTACACGCAGTCCTACACGGCTACCCTGAGGCGATTGACGGGGCTCGCCGCGAGCGACACCCCGGTTACCGCCGGCAAGGTACACGCCACCGCCTACGTACTGGTAAAAGTGCAATGAGCCTGAGGCGACTGTTCATTCTGCTGGCGCTGCTGGTCTGCACAACCCTGTCGCACGCCGGGCTGCTGGCCGGCTCGACACGGGTGATCTACAACGCGGGCGAGCGCGAACGGTCGCTGATGCTGGCCAATACCAATGACTATCCGGTGGTGGTCCAGACCTGGATCGATCAGGGCGAGGGCAACCCCGATAACGCCCAGGCGCCGTTCATCGTGCTGCCGGCGGTGTTCCGCCTGCAACCCAACGGCATCCAGGGGCTGCGCATCCTGTTCGGCGGCGATGCCCTGCCCGACGACCGCGAATCGGTCTACTGGCTGAACCTCTACGAAATCCCACCGACCGCCAGCGAAACCCGCGCGCCCGCGCAGATCGACATGGCGATGAATACCCAACTGAAGATTTTCTACCGCCCTGCCGGGTTGACGCCCGAACCGGCCGAGGCGCCTCCACGCCTCGAGTTCTCGCTGCGCCAGGAAGGCGAGCAATGGTTTCTGCAATGCCGCAACCCAACGCCATTCCACGCCTCGTTCGCCGGTTTGACGGTCGAGGGTGACGGGCGTGTACTGGAGGCGGAGCAGGAGATGGACATGATGACCAGCCCCTTCGCTGAACGCCGCTACCGGCTCGGAGCCGAGCCACCGCCCGCTGGCGCCCGGTTACGCTTCTGGCTGATCAACGACGCTGGCTTCCCGGTCGAGCATGAAGCGGCACTGGCCCGCTGAGGCCTCACTGGAACAGGTTGGCCTTCACGCAGAAGGTCAACAGCGCGTGGTCGTTGTCCACCTCCAGCTTGCGCATGGCCGCCATCTTCTGTGCGCTGACGGTCTTGATGCTGCGCTTGAGCACGTCGGAAATGTCCCTGACGCTGTGCCCGGAGACGAACAGCCGCAGCACTTCGGACTCTTTCGGAGAAAGGCGAGCAACGCGACCGTCCAGGTCGGCACCGCCGTCGTCTTCGAAGACGTCAACATCATTCAGCTCGGCGGCTGCACGGTAGACCCGCCCTTGCAGGACCTCGTCGATTGCCCGCAGCAACTCATCGAGGTCGCCGCTCTTGAGCACGATGCCGGCCACGCCCAGGTCGTACA is a genomic window of Stutzerimonas stutzeri containing:
- a CDS encoding fimbrial protein, which produces MKSVTLLFAMAALPGMALADSEGTVSFYGEVAAATCQVRINGEANGVVLLPTVSIAEFNGAGSTAGLTPFTLAISGCEMMPVGSDLNLTTNFIGYNVTNAGNLGNVAANGASDVFIQLTTDATGTDTVPVRLNGITPTPGLVLQDGETSAHYRFGAQYVTEGGAPGAGAVKAVAEYTLSYL
- a CDS encoding fimbrial protein, with protein sequence MKRLTLLLAMAALPSLAPAANALPAMQGTAPTCQVSIDGAPTGVVRLATVEAADFAGAGSVAGLTPFTVTISDCPAPQHGNLNVVAIFRDYNITAAGNLGNLAAHDAALDVAVQLTTHTEHGVRPIDLAVTHQIVDLLVLRQGQTSASHQLGARYITEGGNPTPGAVTAVAEFAIDYL
- a CDS encoding fimbrial protein, translated to MKISALVLAMAALPGVVFAAPTVTFQGEVTDQTCTATINGATDGTVLLPTVSTAELADPGDTAGLTPFTIELTGCTDPGVGGLEVTTKFMGYDITAGGALVNMAVGGAENVAIQLTEDAGGLAPITLVAGVASEVAGLELLDGETEASYEFGAQYVSEDGSATAGAVTAVVQYTVSYL
- a CDS encoding fimbrial biogenesis chaperone codes for the protein MPIKSLAVLLVALLLGHGQAQASVVMGGTRVIYHADAREKTLQLSNTDNHPNLVQIWLDRGNAASTLETADAPFVASPQIFRMEPHAGQMVRLIFTGEALPQDRESVFYLNFSQVPALKASEHDANKLVLMFSSRLKVFYRPKGLAGTPNDLAKQFNVRRVGNAVEVDNPTGYHGVLRGASLVVNGKALPLAESQLLDPASQTRWPLPDGVGNAHDALLRLTLVNDYGVDVIHELPLH
- a CDS encoding fimbria/pilus outer membrane usher protein, which encodes MAFPIHASPGGHIARDADPLRAPLLLLSLAIAMAANGETAQNGAGADAYTFDTSLFRGAPLSQAALERFNQADVVMPGTYKLDVHINGRFIERSDIRFAADDEGVVQLCLDSQWLERAGVLPDNIAAGPACRPVGQAVTGATRHLDMSRLRLDLSVPQSLMQRLPRGYVNPDDLDAGDAIGFVNYLSNYYHVSYSGDNVRTQDSAYLSLNGGINLGKWQYRQQSNMTWNPDNGSHWSNIRSYVQRPLPEWDSQLTMGQTYTTGRFFSGLSYTGLNLSSDDRMLPDSMRGYAPTVRGVARTNARVSIYQNGREIYQTTVAPGPFEVSDLYPTSYNGDLEVAVTEADGSVSRFSVPFSAVPDSLRPGISRYAFSLGRTRNVGDDTVFSDFTYQRGLSNSITSNNGLRLADGYQALMLGGVYGSSLGAFGVDLTYSRADLPDVGYLDGWMAHLSYSRTFQPTNTTLSLAGYRYSTAGYRDLGDVLGVRDAARHGDTWQSSSYQQASRFEVTVSQSLGRYGNLSISGSTQNYRDGRDRDTQLQAGYGNAFANGLSVNLSVARQRMGGYDMGVPGGYEQNDPSNPGFGYAGGRVYGETDTTTTLSVSIPLGSPTRTRAPTLNTSYTHSTSSGSQYQTTVTGMADEAQTLSYSMGVSHTEEQSQTVWNGNVQKRLPKTSLGLSASRGEDYWQASGNAQGAVAVHGGGVTFGPYLGDTFALVEAKGASGAKVLNSQGTTIDGNGYALVPAVTPYRYTNVSLDPQGMNGNAELKDGEQRVAPYAGAAVKVVFRTRKGTALLIRAQRPDGQAVPLGSEVYDEDGSMVGMVGQGSQVYVRSENPKGQLELRWGDAPSERCLLPYDTEGKDLDQPLVRFEATCNPAPAAPRSTP
- a CDS encoding fimbrial protein, with the translated sequence MKRRAPLATGLALLLVTLTLPLLSHATCTKERALSSDAYAAMIPFGRINMTDTYLQPVGTLLASTVVPPTSYTHASASTVLWECDKEDYDADQVYFLVATNGDERFGGYFDIGGPDGLEGVYATRFQYVGIKQSMAGTTLSRTWTKIPLTTYAEAGDKIQIRLQDIPPLVAELYKTSTKEPTGSGPRNTKCGTAGYAATAAGRTYGCTDPNSYIQLRGPGLRHDEAGQDSNDDYRFWPSDAIGYRMYNGSSLSNNATCVARSATPLVMFPTIAAQQLNNGVTSQAHFNVQIECSNTVASGTASNQTAIGIQVSNGAYSAAQRLGLVNSAGGVTALVSDNYGNDPTLAQGVGITLQNAGTDSDVVFVGQPGMTGSRPSGNPSGPDAGWYPVLAGATAQGTTQADYTHYTQSYTATLRRLTGLAASDTPVTAGKVHATAYVLVKVQ
- a CDS encoding fimbrial biogenesis chaperone encodes the protein MSLRRLFILLALLVCTTLSHAGLLAGSTRVIYNAGERERSLMLANTNDYPVVVQTWIDQGEGNPDNAQAPFIVLPAVFRLQPNGIQGLRILFGGDALPDDRESVYWLNLYEIPPTASETRAPAQIDMAMNTQLKIFYRPAGLTPEPAEAPPRLEFSLRQEGEQWFLQCRNPTPFHASFAGLTVEGDGRVLEAEQEMDMMTSPFAERRYRLGAEPPPAGARLRFWLINDAGFPVEHEAALAR
- a CDS encoding response regulator, which encodes MRKTKIVVADDHPIVRMGVRDMLERNERFVVAGEASNSSELVALCLETDPHIAIIDYNMPGDARFGDGLKLVGYLLRHFPRTRVLIFTMVNNSLILSSLYDLGVAGIVLKSGDLDELLRAIDEVLQGRVYRAAAELNDVDVFEDDGGADLDGRVARLSPKESEVLRLFVSGHSVRDISDVLKRSIKTVSAQKMAAMRKLEVDNDHALLTFCVKANLFQ